One window of Chionomys nivalis chromosome 18, mChiNiv1.1, whole genome shotgun sequence genomic DNA carries:
- the Kcnc4 gene encoding potassium voltage-gated channel subfamily C member 4 isoform X2: MISSVCVSSYRGRKSGNKPPSKTCLKEEMAKGEASEKIIINVGGTRHETYRSTLRTLPGTRLAWLADPDGGGRQESDGGGAGSSGSSGGGGCEFFFDRHPGVFAYVLNYYRTGKLHCPADVCGPLFEEELTFWGIDETDVEPCCWMTYRQHRDAEEALDIFESPDGGGGGAGPSDEAGDDERELALQRLGPHEGGAGSGAGSGGCRGWQPRMWALFEDPYSSRAARVVAFASLFFILVSITTFCLETHEAFNIDRNVTEIHRVGNITSVRFRREVETEPILTYIEGVCVMWFTLEFLVRIVCCPDTLDFVKNLLNIIDFVAILPFYLEVGLSGLSSKAARDVLGFLRVVRFVRILRIFKLTRHFVGLRVLGHTLRASTNEFLLLIIFLALGVLIFATMIYYAERIGARPSDPRGNDHTDFKNIPIGFWWAVVTMTTLGYGDMYPKTWSGMLVGALCALAGVLTIAMPVPVIVNNFGMYYSLAMAKQKLPKKRKKHVPRPAQLESPMYCKSEETSPRDSTYSDISPPAREEGMVERKRADSKQNGDANAVLSDEEGAGLTQPLASAPTPEERRALRRSGTRDRNKKAAACFLLSAGDYACADGSVRKEGNVEPKACVPVSHTCAL, encoded by the exons ATGATCAGCTCGGTGTGTGTCTCCTCCTACCGCGGGCGCAAGTCGGGGAACAAGCCTCCGTCCAAAACATGTCTGAAGGAGGAGATGGCCAAGGGCGAGGCGTCGGAGAAGATCATCATCAACGTGGGCGGCACGCGACATGAGACCTACCGCAGCACCCTGCGCACTCTACCGGGCACCCGCCTTGCCTGGCTGGCGGATCCCGACGGCGGGGGTCGGCAGGAGTCGGATGGTGGCGGTGcaggcagcagcggcagcagcggTGGCGGGGGCTGTGAGTTCTTCTTTGATCGGCACCCGGGTGTTTTTGCCTATGTGCTCAACTACTACCGTACCGGTAAGCTGCACTGCCCCGCCGACGTCTGTGGGCCTCTCTTCGAGGAAGAGCTCACCTTCTGGGGTATTGATGAAACTGATGTGGAGCCTTGCTGCTGGATGACCTATAGGCAGCACCGCGATGCTGAAGAGGCACTGGACATCTTCGAGAGCCCGGACGGGGGCGGGGGTGGCGCAGGGCCCAGCGATGAGGCTGGCGACGATGAGCGGGAGTTGGCCTTGCAGCGTCTGGGCCCCCATGAGGGAGGCGCGGGCTCTGGTGCTGGATCCGGGGGCTGCCGTGGCTGGCAGCCCCGAATGTGGGCGCTCTTCGAGGATCCCTACTCATCCCGGGCAGCCAGG GTGGTAGCctttgcctctctcttcttcatcCTGGTCTCCATTACCACCTTCTGCCTGGAGACCCACGAGGCCTTCAACATCGACCGCAACGTGACAGAGATCCACCGGGTAGGGAACATCACCAGCGTGCGCTTCCGGCGGGAGGTAGAAACAGAGCCCATCCTCACTTACATCGAGGGTGTGTGCGTGATGTGGTTCACTCTAGAGTTCCTGGTTCGCATTGTGTGCTGCCCGGACACACTGGACTTTGTCAAGAACCTGCTCAACATCATCGACTTTGTGGCCATCTTGCCCTTCTACTTGGAGGTGGGACTGAGTGGCCTGTCATCCAAGGCGGCTCGGGATGTGCTGGGTTTCCTGCGCGTGGTGCGCTTTGTACGCATCCTGCGCATCTTCAAGCTCACGCGCCACTTTGTAGGGCTGCGTGTGCTGGGCCACACACTCCGAGCCAGCACCAATGAGTTCCTGTTGCTTATCATCTTCCTGGCCCTGGGTGTGCTCATCTTTGCCACCATGATCTATTATGCTGAACGAATTGGGGCCAGGCCATCTGACCCACGGGGCAACGACCACACCGACTTCAAGAACATCCCCATTGGCTTCTGGTGGGCCGTGgtcaccatgacaacacttgGCTATGGGGACATGTACCCGAAGACGTGGTCAGGAATGCTGGTTGGGGCCCTGTGTGCACTGGCTGGTGTGCTGACCATTGCTATGCCTGTGCCTGTCATCGTCAACAATTTTGGTATGTACTACTCCCTGGCTATGGCCAAGCAGAAGCTGCCCAAGAAGCGAAAGAAGCACGTACCGCGGCCAGCCCAGCTTGAGTCACCCATGTACTGCAAGTCTGAGGAAACTTCGCCCCGGGACAGCACCTACAGTGACATCAGCCCCCCTGCCCGGGAAGAGGGTATGGTTGAGAGGAAACGGGCAG ACTCTAAGCAGAATGGTGATGCGAATGCGGTGCTGTCTGATGAGGAGGGAGCTGGCCTCACCCAGCCCCTGGCCTCGGCCCCCACCCCTGAAGAGCGTCGGGCCCTGCGACGCTCAGGCACAC
- the Kcnc4 gene encoding potassium voltage-gated channel subfamily C member 4 isoform X1, with the protein MISSVCVSSYRGRKSGNKPPSKTCLKEEMAKGEASEKIIINVGGTRHETYRSTLRTLPGTRLAWLADPDGGGRQESDGGGAGSSGSSGGGGCEFFFDRHPGVFAYVLNYYRTGKLHCPADVCGPLFEEELTFWGIDETDVEPCCWMTYRQHRDAEEALDIFESPDGGGGGAGPSDEAGDDERELALQRLGPHEGGAGSGAGSGGCRGWQPRMWALFEDPYSSRAARVVAFASLFFILVSITTFCLETHEAFNIDRNVTEIHRVGNITSVRFRREVETEPILTYIEGVCVMWFTLEFLVRIVCCPDTLDFVKNLLNIIDFVAILPFYLEVGLSGLSSKAARDVLGFLRVVRFVRILRIFKLTRHFVGLRVLGHTLRASTNEFLLLIIFLALGVLIFATMIYYAERIGARPSDPRGNDHTDFKNIPIGFWWAVVTMTTLGYGDMYPKTWSGMLVGALCALAGVLTIAMPVPVIVNNFGMYYSLAMAKQKLPKKRKKHVPRPAQLESPMYCKSEETSPRDSTYSDISPPAREEGMVERKRADSKQNGDANAVLSDEEGAGLTQPLASAPTPEERRALRRSGTRDRNKKAAACFLLSAGDYACADGSVRKETCQDALSSNYAHAEVLTLS; encoded by the exons ATGATCAGCTCGGTGTGTGTCTCCTCCTACCGCGGGCGCAAGTCGGGGAACAAGCCTCCGTCCAAAACATGTCTGAAGGAGGAGATGGCCAAGGGCGAGGCGTCGGAGAAGATCATCATCAACGTGGGCGGCACGCGACATGAGACCTACCGCAGCACCCTGCGCACTCTACCGGGCACCCGCCTTGCCTGGCTGGCGGATCCCGACGGCGGGGGTCGGCAGGAGTCGGATGGTGGCGGTGcaggcagcagcggcagcagcggTGGCGGGGGCTGTGAGTTCTTCTTTGATCGGCACCCGGGTGTTTTTGCCTATGTGCTCAACTACTACCGTACCGGTAAGCTGCACTGCCCCGCCGACGTCTGTGGGCCTCTCTTCGAGGAAGAGCTCACCTTCTGGGGTATTGATGAAACTGATGTGGAGCCTTGCTGCTGGATGACCTATAGGCAGCACCGCGATGCTGAAGAGGCACTGGACATCTTCGAGAGCCCGGACGGGGGCGGGGGTGGCGCAGGGCCCAGCGATGAGGCTGGCGACGATGAGCGGGAGTTGGCCTTGCAGCGTCTGGGCCCCCATGAGGGAGGCGCGGGCTCTGGTGCTGGATCCGGGGGCTGCCGTGGCTGGCAGCCCCGAATGTGGGCGCTCTTCGAGGATCCCTACTCATCCCGGGCAGCCAGG GTGGTAGCctttgcctctctcttcttcatcCTGGTCTCCATTACCACCTTCTGCCTGGAGACCCACGAGGCCTTCAACATCGACCGCAACGTGACAGAGATCCACCGGGTAGGGAACATCACCAGCGTGCGCTTCCGGCGGGAGGTAGAAACAGAGCCCATCCTCACTTACATCGAGGGTGTGTGCGTGATGTGGTTCACTCTAGAGTTCCTGGTTCGCATTGTGTGCTGCCCGGACACACTGGACTTTGTCAAGAACCTGCTCAACATCATCGACTTTGTGGCCATCTTGCCCTTCTACTTGGAGGTGGGACTGAGTGGCCTGTCATCCAAGGCGGCTCGGGATGTGCTGGGTTTCCTGCGCGTGGTGCGCTTTGTACGCATCCTGCGCATCTTCAAGCTCACGCGCCACTTTGTAGGGCTGCGTGTGCTGGGCCACACACTCCGAGCCAGCACCAATGAGTTCCTGTTGCTTATCATCTTCCTGGCCCTGGGTGTGCTCATCTTTGCCACCATGATCTATTATGCTGAACGAATTGGGGCCAGGCCATCTGACCCACGGGGCAACGACCACACCGACTTCAAGAACATCCCCATTGGCTTCTGGTGGGCCGTGgtcaccatgacaacacttgGCTATGGGGACATGTACCCGAAGACGTGGTCAGGAATGCTGGTTGGGGCCCTGTGTGCACTGGCTGGTGTGCTGACCATTGCTATGCCTGTGCCTGTCATCGTCAACAATTTTGGTATGTACTACTCCCTGGCTATGGCCAAGCAGAAGCTGCCCAAGAAGCGAAAGAAGCACGTACCGCGGCCAGCCCAGCTTGAGTCACCCATGTACTGCAAGTCTGAGGAAACTTCGCCCCGGGACAGCACCTACAGTGACATCAGCCCCCCTGCCCGGGAAGAGGGTATGGTTGAGAGGAAACGGGCAG ACTCTAAGCAGAATGGTGATGCGAATGCGGTGCTGTCTGATGAGGAGGGAGCTGGCCTCACCCAGCCCCTGGCCTCGGCCCCCACCCCTGAAGAGCGTCGGGCCCTGCGACGCTCAGGCACAC